Genomic segment of Geotrypetes seraphini chromosome 4, aGeoSer1.1, whole genome shotgun sequence:
GCTTCGCTGCCTTTTTCCTGGCTGTGCCTGGAGCATGAAGCTGCACAGAGGCGGATGCTGCTGCTGGAGTGGTTTCGGCCATGCTCTGCTTTGCCCCATCAAGCAGCAATCCCCCAACATCGCCAGTGGGCCGCGGCACTTCAACCAGGTCCCGGCAGACAGGTGCATGATCCCACAAAGACAATCAAAGACCAGACCTTTAGGTTATAAACCGttatgctgtgattctataactgtcaaactcctcctatccAAGATGGTTTCTGACTATCCCgagtaaaaattaaaagaaaaaagtacagaaccctataaaactatgaataaggtagatgagagacataaaacaaagtaaaaaccaacaaaataaaaccaaatagAACTAAAAACTTTAAAAGATagagagacactgaagcccaggtcttaTTCGGGCAACATTCTAGAATAATCATATGCCCCTGATTCCTCAATGTATTCAGCCCCTCTTTCACAACCTCCCCAGctcttctttcaaaaattcctctccatccccacctcatTTTTACAATCCTCTCTTATCTGGCAATACAACCTCTTCACATCTCCTTTCTCTGTATCCTCAGTACCCCACTGTACTGATTAGGCTTACTAGAAGCTGTCATTTGTGTAGCCTTTCCCCTCTAGGCTGGGAAAGAACACAGATTGTTTCTTAAAGTTACCAGGTCTGTGTTGGTACAACTCTAACATTTATCAAAGCTGTATCTTTCCTTTCTGAACTCATATGTAGAATGAGCCACCCCCGATCACCCTCTCAGAGGCATCTACTCACATGTGCTGTGGTGCATTACTGTAAGACCCGTGTTCTAGCCTCTGCCACTTGCCCAAATGGGCAGCAGATTTGTGCAGCAGATCGCAGTATTTGGGTGGCAGCAGCTGTGTGGTCAACATGACAAAAGCATTGATCCACACCATGATGAGGTGCTCACATGACCAACGCATGTCATAGTACTGAGTGCTCTGCAAGAGACAATGCAATATAATTAGACTGGCACCAATTACAGCATGCACATTCAGGGGCTAAAGGTGAGAACAAAAATCATACAATCCACAACTCTGCAAAAAGATCACAGAGAAGTTAACCCTAAGATCCCATATTGTGATACCCTTACCAGAGGTATCAATAGCCAGTACTTTAACGGAATTTGGACATGCATAgcacagataataataataataataataacagtttatataccgcaggaccgtgaagttctatgcagtttacaatgattaaagatggtacagaatgagtgaacttaacagagttaaaagctagtgattaacagctctagtgATCAGTTATTGTGAAGAAAGAGTTGtgcgggtcagctgcctagatacttcaggaacagatatgtttttaggcgtttcctaaattccccataagtagtaggcgtaagcaattgttctagatctagATAAAGAGAGAATTGGTACAAAAAGGGGAGAAAGGCTAGAGGTGCCGCCAATACCTGTTAGTAGGGATGTGCAAGTCTCAAGACAAGTCATGAGAAATTACCTTATACACATACTTCGCGCACACAACCATCAGGGAGGTTTTAGAGGACAAATCCCTTCCCCTTCATCACCCTTAAAGCAACAGCAAAACTGGGTATGCTCAATAATTGTACAAACAACTATAGAATGGTAAagattaaatttattattttcaatctATATGTAAGATGTTTTGATCTAAATGGATTCTAGCAATAAATATCTAATATGACCTAGTGGGTCCAAAATCATAGACTATCCTATTATACCAACCCACTAGTGAATCACCTATGATATCTCAAACCATTCCTTATATTTtactactagtcttatagcccattacattaacgggtgctagaatgtgtgtgtgtgtgtgtatctttatttctttctctctctctccttagccgctttctttctctctttctttttccttggctgtccatcaccaccccttgcctgctccccctgtccattgtcccttccttttacttcccctgtgtccaccaccaccccttcactgttcTCCTTAAgcaacagcagcccttctccctttgttttacttcccccctgttcagcagcacctctttccttctcccccggtccaacattaggcctccgttcctttttcttcacccccctgtccatcagcacctctttccttctccccctgtccagcagtaggcatcccttcctttttctccccccctcctccttcttatccctatgatacacttaccttgctctgcccctgatcagaggttcccgacagccgcccagttgcagccattggaaaagttccctctgccacatcccacacccctcctgacgcgactcccgctgtttttctttctgtctgtgtctgtctctgtccccctttgtctgtctgtctttttgtgtatctccctgcccgtgtctttcttcttttctttctgtctcccttcctccctctgtctttctgtctgtctaaagcagcattccctccacctccatttccctgtgcagcagcattagcatttcctctaccccactttcccttcccgcggtcctgactacaaacgcggtcccgagtcctttgccgccccccccttcccttcccgcgggcccgactacacatggcgattcaagcagcgtgtgcagcagtcttcacacgctgcttcgggtccttctactgccatgaagcaaatcagggcagtagaagggcccgaagcagcgtgtgaagactgctgcacacgctgcttaaatcgccagtcgggcccgcgggaagggaaggggggtggggcggcaaaggactcgggtcccgagcagcggaaagttgctgggctcctcagtgggggcgctgagcggccgcgatccctctcctcccagactccCCCCGCCCctgctggaggaacggagatcggcggctagcTGCAGTCCCGGCTTGAGGAGGCGATCGGTGgttggtgacgtattagcgcgcatgcgcactcctgcagccacagacctactgatctcgaaagcacgcaaataggagtgcgcatgcgtggctagccttttattatataggatatctcTTTATAATGTTGCTATCGTCAAAGATTACTGTTACTTTTAATATCACTTTTTATAGgataaaaaagcctcagaactggAGCCACGTACAGATTAGGGTCTCAAACGTAATAAAATCACTATGCTCCTGATGGAAATGGTCACACCTAGAACAATCATACCAGATTATACCAACTGTACTTACTTTTACAAAGCAGAGAGGCAGAAACGCTACATAGTAGGCACTGAAGAGGGAGTTAAAAAGGACTTCCTTGATTCTGCGGTTGAAGTCAGCTTTTAGGCACTCCACCTCATTGCGGATGAGGTCTGGTGACAGCGGGCAGCTGTGGGTAGGGATGGATGTAGGGTTATTGAACTGTTCTTTCAAGGACTCCCTAAGAAGAGAGAGGAAGTCTTTGGGCTTAACAAGGCTGCCAACATCGGTAGCACCATCTTCCACTAGCTGGTCTTGTACCAAATAGCTGCAGTATGTTGGAAGAGGTTGAGCTCTGCTATCTTGGTGGAAGCAGCAAAGTGGAACATATACACCAAATCTGGGAGGAGAATGGGGAAAAAAAGATACCATATGAacacagagagggagagaaagaaattgcAGATTCAGAATACTAAGAGGCTTCTCCCATGATGTATTCAGAAGAAATATCACGTACAGTAGGAATAGAGAAAGGTAAAATAGGAATAAGAACCCATGTTGAAAAAATACATGGAGATATAAGAAAGAACTGCACAATGGGATAATTTTATTAACAGGGCACCTATAAAATTCACAAAACCATGCTATTTATGCAAGCAATATAGGCACCTACAGTATGTgccttttggatagatctgggaCCCTATTTTACATAGTGCATAAATGCTCTTGTACaatttacacctgctccaaaCCAGATGCATCTATGTACGTGCACTCTGTGTGTAGGCATACATTTTACCAAATGCACATGTACCCTGCAACTGTGCCTAAAGTCGCCCCCCATCCACAGTTTGCCTATATGCTGTCTATGTAAAAGTATGCAGTTCTTGTATGCACAGCTTTGCATGTGGAAATTcacctaaaccagtggttctcaaccctatcctaggggaTCCCCAACCAGtcatattttcaggatatccctaatgaataagcatgagacatatttgcatgcctgtctcctccattatatgcaaatctctctcatgtatattcattagggatatcctaaaaacttgaTTGGCTGgagttcccccaggacagggttaagaaccactgacctAACCTATAATAGCCACTTTCTTGCCCAATACACATTACATAtgaaaaatgctttataaaaaatTATACCTATAACTTATATCTGATAATGAGGAATAAAATTCTAGTATATCCAGAGCTGGAACAGAAAACCATGAGGAACAAGAAGCAGACGAAGCAGGAATGTGTGCACTGAAAGAATTTAGGAAAAGAAATGGGACATAGCAGAACATCAAATTGTCAGAGAGAACAGAAAGGAACAGAGTGGATACTCACGGGTAGCCAAGGAAGAGCAAATTGAGGACCGAATGGTTCCTGAAGAGGTTGACCAGGGTCCAGCAGAGCACCCAGCCACAAAGTGTCAATAGCACCAGGCGTGCTGTGATAAGAGCTGTATAGTGAACCATGGATGTTGTCCCCACCTGAGAAGCCTGGGGGAGAAGGAAATGTGGTTAAAATGTAGGCACAGGAACCAGGACCATACCATTTTTCCTTAACTTTAGCAGAAAATTATTAATGTGTCAAGAATCCCAGCCTTCAGCATTCTCATTCAATGTAGGAGTTTCACTAATCTAGATTTAAACAGCCAGCTCACGGAAAATAGTAATAAGGCATGCTAGAAAATCagctattaaaaataaaaatgaggttTCAGCCTGCAGATAAACTAGGGCCATGGGAGGGATGTTGATTCCAGATATCCATCTATAAGCCACTGTTAAGACGGACTTGAAAAAATCAACTATTTATTTcaagaataagcagcataaaacctgatttattcttttggaatcttgccaggtacttgtaaaaccttggtttgcgagcataattcgttccaaaaacatgattgtaatccaaaacacttatatatcaaagcgaatttccctgtaagaaataatggaaactccacaacccaaaaactttattacaaagagagagagagaaaacaaccaccatcggctcagttgtgatgtgtgtatactgtatgtatttgtattgcaagaccttgcttgtatatcaagttaaaatttaataaaatgttttgcttgtcttgcaaaacacttgcataccaagttacttacaatccaaggttttactctaTCTTATTTTTGGTTGACTATCGGAcatattttcaaaagagaaaatgtccaaaaaatgccATAAAGTgtcatttggattttttttgctaaaatatccaaattgccattttcaaaacatatttatCAGATAGTTTTCTACgctgtttgtctgcagtgcatttaaatctcaagggggtataTGTTGGGGGCATATTTTGGGTAGGATTAGGGCAGATTTATGATTTGGACTttctttctgcaataatggaacacagaaaacatccagggcaaaacttggatgtttgagattagacctgtttcaataacgaataagttccaaaaaggtggccaaactggccagataaccactggagacaTGAAGGCTTAGTGCCCCCTTACTCctccagtggttactgaccccgTCCCACTCCCCAAAGATGCGAATGATACAGTACATACcatcctgtatgacagcttcagatgtcaAGGCCAATCCTATTAGAGCAATAGGCAGGTCTCTGGACTAGTCTGGtaatcagtgcagtggactgcagagaagaggacccaggcccatatcccactctaactagtacacttgagGTGGAAAGTGCGAGTCCACTAAaagccttttatgtgaagttcactgcaatgcCCCTAGGTTGCCAACTACTCTGCTGCTATCTgtatggccagtctactaagaatgctggcccctcccacgttgCAATATCCGatttttatgcatttttcatttggactttttttgttgttggggttttttttaatggtttaaaaagaaagatgcactgaggacaaacacatctaggaaatagcctttttcaaaacaaaaagacagactatttctgttttgaaaatggtaatttttcctactagatttttggatgttttctgcaaAATATCTAAACGCGGACttagacatcatatcgaaaatgctcctccacataTATATGCCAACTGTTGCATGTGAAAaactatatacaaaaataaaatatataaaagattAATAATATACATCAAATTGCCAAATCTCTGGGACTGCTGTCATCCTTCTTGAGTATTTTGATCTTTTTAATTATGAATATTTATTCTGGCACCTCAGAGAAAACTGCACTCCAGTAATGAGGAAGTAGACTAGACAAGCAAAGACAAATAGTAAAGCTCTTTCTTGCATAATAAACTCTATACATTTCCAGATTTGAGAGGAAAAGCTATTTTTCTGGCCATGGTTCTGTTTAACCTCAGATTAAAAAGTAATTGAGCTTTATGTGTGTGATAGACTGCAACAAACAGCATGGCCTAACTTCAGGTAGAGATTCAGTCAAACTGCTCTGTTGAAACTGAGGATAGTTATGAATATATACATATTTACCTCAAACTGATGTAAGGCTGGCTACCTTCAGTTGCAGTAACCTGAAACAGCCGTTTGGGAAAGGGTGAGGGATAAACAGAGTGCCAACTGCTATTTAAGCTCAGTTTTTCCGTTTTGTTTGTTCATTTATTTTTGATCTACCAGTTTCCTCCTGCTCTTTTTAGTTTCCAGCTCAGTTAGAATCAGGGCTGGGATCCTTGTATTATAAGTATTCATTCACCATTACCTGGGAGTCTTCCCCTATTTTAATATCCTCTCCTAGTGTTATCTGGTCAGTCACTGAAATGAAGATCTTGGGTCACAGCGACGCACCAAGGCTCCTTCCAAAACCTTACAATCATGATCTCTGGACCCAGATGAATTTTCTTCCGCCCAGTCTTCATCAGACTGGACCCCTGTCACTGGAGCATGGCTTTGCTGCAGGGCACAGGCACTCTAAGCATTAAAACTCCAGCACTATAGCTGCCAAGACCTCCAAGGGGTTCATGCGGCTGCTATAATTCAAGTATACGTCATACATCATACTGATACATTCAGTTGTAAAACCCTGACCGGGATGCCCCGAGGGCCCATGTGGGCACTCCTGTGTCTCCTCTGTGGCACCCCCAACCCCAGCTGACCTGACTTGGGAACCAAATCAGGAGACCACTGATACTCAACCATTAAGCTGCTCTGTCCTCTCTCAAGTGGAGAAATGAGAGGACCTAGAAAACTTTACCTCTGAAATGAGGGCCCACACCAGCCTCCGCGCCAGCATGACTGTGATGAATGCAGCCAGGTGGTAATCAATTAAATGAAAATTCTGCAAAGAGAAGACAAGTAGTTAAAAGCATAGATGAAGATTGTTAACCACCATCCCTGACCAGTCCAAAAGCATTTGGGCACTCATTAATTGTGgcaattagaaacatgatggcagaaaaaggccaaatggcctatcaaATCTTCcaatccgcagcatccattatctcccccctctctctaagagattccatgtgcctgtcccatgctttcttgaattcagatagtctttttctctccaccacttctactgggagactattccataaatctaccatcctttctgtaaaagagtatttccttagattattcttaACCTGAAACTCTGCCCCTCCAAAACCCATGCAGCTTCAACCAGTTTATAAGACATAAAAAGAGAGATATCTTTCATGAtgcaatccataaccctactctccACTGCTTACCACCCTAGCCAACAGATTAACTATCACCACCTAATTGTatccccaccctggcatcctgtttgtttagatcagtgttcttcaacctctttacacctatggaccagcggaaataaaataattattttgtggaccggcaaactaccaagactgaaatttaaaaaaccatttccgtcccatctccgcgagcttcgtccccgcaaaccatctgatcccatccatacaagcctcagttatgattttatattgaacgtattttattaaagtataaaaaagaaacaatattctgtacaattgtcattttataaatacaaatatacagagcaaggatcaacaaaacccctgtctccctccccttcacatatatcccctctactatcaagaaaactgaataagccaaattattacagaatgttacacagaaatatcatgctaacagaatactgcagtcacacatgacaggaatagtgttagaggagtgccccctggtcagagagagccccctGCCAGCTGgaagatacatagtaacatagtagatgacggcagataaagacccgaatggtccatccagtctgcccaacctgactcaatttaaattttttaattttttcttcttagctatttctgggcaagaattcaaagctttacccggtactgtgcttgggttccaacttccgtaatctctgttaagacttactccagcccatctacaccctcccagccattgaagccctctccagcccatcctccaccaagcagccatatacagacacagaccatgcaagcctgcccagtactggccttagttcaataaagaagcactgcctgggctttgcagtccccagttatatctctagcagggtatatatatttcaaatctgatatattctaacgacaaaataaaattatttttttctatcttttgttgtctctggtttctgctttcatcttcttttcactctcttccttccagtgtctgccctgtctcttcaatccagcatctgcacctcctatccactgtctgccctctcccccttccatatggtatctgccttctttctatgcccctctcccctttccatccagcttgtgcgccctctctcctttttacatgattcattccagtttcacagctctcttcatttttatctctcctacaccagatctagcatctttgtctctctctcattcctctgCTGAcctcctttccagcatcaatctctctctactttctcatacctctgtctctcccctttccctcatctgatctctccattccaccctgaccccttcccctcctctgagctccctgccagctgtttcctttcttttttccttctcccttccctcctccccctgtccaacagtaactctcttcctatccctttccctcctcccctcccagcagcatatctcccttctacctccctccaggtccagtagcagctatccctttatccagcagcttcccagcctccaatagtggcttcctcccctccactctcctcccagcagctctcagtacttgcttgCTGCAGCGAtccacttaggcagccttgggtcctttgatgggtagctccgcctctgaggaaagaggaagtgaatcactgcgctggcaagtacgagagctgctgggaggggagacagcaaTTGTCGAAGACTCCCCATGATCTCGCTCACCCCTATTCCCAAACTCCCGCATGCCCTGCACATTTgcgatccccccctccccccaagctggCACAAACAGCGTTGCACCACAGGCCCTGCCGCCAAAGATGAgctggaggcccctacccgccgcccTGCTGT
This window contains:
- the TMEM39A gene encoding transmembrane protein 39A isoform X2; the encoded protein is MPGGRRGPSRQHLSRSALPSLQTLVGGTCGNGTGLRNRNGSTLGLSAPPITALITPEPVRHCRIPDLPLDGSLLFEFLFFIYLLVALFIQYINIYKTVWWYPYNHPASCTSLNFHLIDYHLAAFITVMLARRLVWALISEASQVGTTSMVHYTALITARLVLLTLCGWVLCWTLVNLFRNHSVLNLLFLGYPFGVYVPLCCFHQDSRAQPLPTYCSYLVQDQLVEDGATDVGSLVKPKDFLSLLRESLKEQFNNPTSIPTHSCPLSPDLIRNEVECLKADFNRRIKEVLFNSLFSAYYVAFLPLCFVKSTQYYDMRWSCEHLIMVWINAFVMLTTQLLPPKYCDLLHKSAAHLGKWQRLEHGSYSNAPQHIWSENTIWPQGVLVRQSRCLYKAVGPYNVAVPSDVSHARFYFLFHQPLRLLNLLILMEGSLVFYQLYSLLRSEKWNHTLSMALILFCNYYVLFKLLRDRIVLGRAYSYPINSYGLKAH
- the TMEM39A gene encoding transmembrane protein 39A isoform X1, which gives rise to MPGGRRGPSRQHLSRSALPSLQTLVGGTCGNGTGLRNRWESMNGSTLGLSAPPITALITPEPVRHCRIPDLPLDGSLLFEFLFFIYLLVALFIQYINIYKTVWWYPYNHPASCTSLNFHLIDYHLAAFITVMLARRLVWALISEASQVGTTSMVHYTALITARLVLLTLCGWVLCWTLVNLFRNHSVLNLLFLGYPFGVYVPLCCFHQDSRAQPLPTYCSYLVQDQLVEDGATDVGSLVKPKDFLSLLRESLKEQFNNPTSIPTHSCPLSPDLIRNEVECLKADFNRRIKEVLFNSLFSAYYVAFLPLCFVKSTQYYDMRWSCEHLIMVWINAFVMLTTQLLPPKYCDLLHKSAAHLGKWQRLEHGSYSNAPQHIWSENTIWPQGVLVRQSRCLYKAVGPYNVAVPSDVSHARFYFLFHQPLRLLNLLILMEGSLVFYQLYSLLRSEKWNHTLSMALILFCNYYVLFKLLRDRIVLGRAYSYPINSYGLKAH